A single region of the Candidatus Eremiobacteraceae bacterium genome encodes:
- the tuf gene encoding elongation factor Tu (EF-Tu; promotes GTP-dependent binding of aminoacyl-tRNA to the A-site of ribosomes during protein biosynthesis; when the tRNA anticodon matches the mRNA codon, GTP hydrolysis results; the inactive EF-Tu-GDP leaves the ribosome and release of GDP is promoted by elongation factor Ts; many prokaryotes have two copies of the gene encoding EF-Tu), producing EMVMPGDNVRMIVELITPIACEEGLRFAIREGGRTVGAGVVTKVIE from the coding sequence GAGATGGTCATGCCGGGGGACAACGTGCGGATGATCGTCGAGCTGATCACGCCGATCGCGTGCGAGGAAGGCTTGCGCTTCGCGATCCGCGAGGGCGGCCGGACGGTCGGCGCAGGCGTCGTCACCAAGGTCATCGAGTAG
- the rpmG gene encoding 50S ribosomal protein L33 — protein sequence MAKKENRVIITLACGDCKRRNYTSMKNRQHTTARLEIKKYCKWCKCHKPHKETR from the coding sequence ATGGCGAAGAAAGAAAACCGGGTCATCATCACGCTCGCGTGCGGCGACTGCAAGCGCCGCAACTACACGTCGATGAAAAATCGTCAGCATACGACGGCGCGGCTGGAGATCAAGAAGTATTGCAAGTGGTGCAAGTGCCACAAGCCGCACAAAGAGACGCGATAA
- the secE gene encoding preprotein translocase subunit SecE, whose amino-acid sequence MKGIKDPPDGKTSNVMKNDPKRDKAAEARVEERERRYRAFQDGLRAIVSEMKRVTWPSREEWVSATLVTIGLVLIVAVWTTAIGQLAVWIFKTGQ is encoded by the coding sequence GTGAAAGGCATCAAGGATCCGCCCGACGGCAAGACGTCGAACGTTATGAAGAACGATCCGAAGCGGGATAAGGCTGCCGAGGCGCGCGTCGAAGAACGCGAGCGCCGCTATCGGGCGTTTCAGGACGGCTTGCGCGCGATCGTTTCGGAAATGAAACGCGTGACGTGGCCGAGCCGCGAAGAGTGGGTATCGGCGACACTCGTGACGATCGGTCTCGTGCTCATCGTCGCGGTCTGGACGACGGCGATCGGCCAGCTCGCGGTCTGGATCTTCAAGACAGGGCAATGA
- the nusG gene encoding transcription termination/antitermination protein NusG: MVDPDRKWYVIHTYSGYENKVKANLERRIKSMAMQDFVYRVLVPMDKEVEFKDGKRREVEKKVYPGYVLVEMKMTDASWYVVRNTQGVTGFVGSPGSGEKPLPLADKEVKTILKQMGIETPKLKIDFSRGDRVKVTSGPFFDFTGTVDEIDPQKEKLRALISIFGRETPVELEFYQVEKV, from the coding sequence ATCGTCGATCCGGATCGCAAGTGGTACGTCATCCACACGTATTCGGGCTACGAGAACAAGGTCAAGGCGAATCTCGAGCGGCGCATCAAGTCGATGGCCATGCAAGATTTCGTCTACCGTGTCCTCGTTCCGATGGACAAAGAAGTCGAGTTCAAGGACGGCAAGCGGCGCGAGGTCGAGAAGAAGGTGTATCCCGGCTACGTCCTCGTCGAGATGAAGATGACCGACGCGTCGTGGTACGTCGTGCGCAACACGCAAGGCGTCACCGGCTTCGTCGGATCGCCGGGCTCGGGCGAAAAGCCGCTTCCGCTCGCAGACAAAGAAGTGAAGACGATCCTCAAGCAGATGGGCATCGAGACGCCGAAGCTCAAGATCGACTTCAGCAGAGGGGACCGCGTCAAGGTGACGTCCGGACCGTTCTTCGACTTCACCGGCACGGTCGACGAGATCGACCCGCAGAAGGAGAAGCTGCGCGCGCTCATATCGATCTTCGGCCGCGAGACGCCGGTCGAGCTCGAGTTCTATCAGGTCGAAAAGGTATAA